The following are encoded in a window of Brachyhypopomus gauderio isolate BG-103 chromosome 18, BGAUD_0.2, whole genome shotgun sequence genomic DNA:
- the cdc23 gene encoding cell division cycle protein 23 homolog, with the protein MAATLSGEFGDLAQIKKQLISVIAQCKERGLVHSVKWASELAFSLPHLPLDDLPSPPPLAEEDAVDLDALCLAKSYFDLKEYDRAAYFLRGCRSQKAYFLYMYSRYLSGEKKKDDETVDSLGPLEKGQVRNEALRELRVELSKKHSAGELDGFTLYLYGVVLRKLDLLKEAVNIFVAATHALPLHWGAWLELCNLITNTEMLKSLSLPDCWVRDFFMAHMYTELQMIKEALQKYQSLMEAGFTKSTYIISQIAVAYHNIRDIDQALDLFNELREQDPFRIENMDTFSNLLYVRSMKPELSYLAHNLVEIDKYRVETCCVIGNYYSLRSQHEKAALYFQRALKLNPRCLGAWTLMGHEYMEMKNTSAAIQAYRHAIEVNKRDYRAWYGLGQTYEILKMPFYSLYYYRKAHQLRPNDSRMLVALGECYEKLSQQVEAKKCYWRAYSVGDVERMALLKLAKLHEQLNESDDAAQCYIIYIQDIFSCGEQLEHAEVSTALRYLGQYYFKNKLYDEASLCAQRCCDYNDAREEGKALLRQISAVREQGESSSADLSLPSVFNPLSNTTTPVRRVTPLDLSSVTP; encoded by the exons ATGGcggcgactctgagcggcgagTTCGGGGACTTGGCGCAGATCAAGAAGCAGCTGATCTCGGTGATAGCGCAGTGTAAGGAGAGGGGACTCGTACACAGCGTCAAATG GGCGTCGGAGTTGGCTTTCTCCTTACCTCACCTCCCTCTAGAcgacctcccctcacctcccccgcTCGCTGAG GAGGACGCTGTGGATCTGGACGCCCTCTGCTTGGCCAAGTCGTATTTTGACCTGAAGGAGTACGACCGGGCCGCCTACTTCCTGCGGGGCTGTCGCAGTCAGAAGGCCTACTTCCTGTACATGTACTCGCGATACTTG TCgggagagaaaaagaaggaTGACGAGACGGTTGACAGCCTGG GTCCTCTAGAGAAGGGGCAGGTCCGTAACGAGGCACTGCGGGAGCTACGGGTGGAACTCAGCAAGAAGCACAGTGCAGGAGAGCTGGATGGATTCACCCTttacct GTACGGTGTGGTTCTGCGGAAGCTGGACTTGCTGAAGGAGGCGGTGAACATCTTCGTAGCTGCCACACACGCTCTTCCGCTCCACTGGGGGGCGTGGCTAGAACTGTGTAACCTCATCACCAACACTGAAATG CTGAAGTCTCTGTCCCTGCCAGACTGCTGGGTGCGAGACTTCTTCATGGCGCACATGTACACTGAGCTCCAGATGATCAAAGAGGCTCTGCAGAAGTACCAGAGTCTCATGGAGGCTGGCTTCACCAAGAGCACCTACATCATCTCCCAGATCGCCGTGGCTTACCATAACATACGAG ATATTGACCAGGCCTTAGATTTGTTTAATGAACTTCGGGAGCAAGACCCTTTCCGCATCGAGAACATGGATACCTTCTCCAACCTTCTGTATGTCAGG AGCATGAAGCCAGAGCTCAGCTACTTGGCCCATAATCTAGTGGAGATTGACAAGTACAGAGTGGAGACCTGCTGTGTGATTG GGAACTACTACAGCCTGCGCTCACAGCACGAGAAGGCGGCGTTGTACTTCCAGCGGGCGCTGAAGCTGAACCCCCGCTGCCTGGGGGCCTGGACCCTCATGGGCCACGAGTACATGGAGATGAAGAACACCTCGGCCGCCATCCAGGCCTACAG ACACGCCATCGAGGTAAACAAACGAGACTACCGCGCCTGGTATGGACTTGGACAGACCTACGAGATCCTCAAAATGCCCTTCTACTCACTCTACTACTACAGGAAAGCTCACCAGCTCAG ACCGAATGACTCGCGTATGCTGGTGGCTCTGGGTGAATGCTATGAAAAGCTCTCCCAGCAAGTGGAAGCCAAGAAG TGTTACTGGCGAGCGTACTCCGTGGGTGATGTGGAGAGAATGGCTCTTCTTAAACTGGCCAA ACTTCACGAGCAGCTAAATGAATCGGACGACGCTGCCCAGTGTTACATCATCTACATCCAAGATATCTTCTCCTgtggg GAACAGCTGGAGCATGCTGAAGTGAGCACAGCGCTGCGCTATCTGGGCCAGTACTACTTCAAAAACAAACTGTACGACGAGGCCTCGCTGTGTGCTCAGCGCTGCTGCGATTACAACGAC GCTCGAGAGGAGGGGAAGGCCCTGCTGAGGCAGATCTCGGCCGTGCGAGAACAGGGAGAGTCGTCCTCCGCAGACCTGTCCCTGCCCAGTGTCTTCAACCCCCTCTCCAACACTACCACACCCGTCAGAAGAGTGACACCTCTCGACCTGTCCTCCGTCACACCCTAA
- the LOC143482109 gene encoding UPF0461 protein C5orf24 homolog, producing MLRQVGSSSNDYCMSGKPLCLAEDGRRPVAHFDLCSTPANKFYPPSPPPASLQMSLSHLSAPSQGPKPAPCQRQMAPVLPRASGRAPTRQNLKASDKPEDSKKKKATGRSGKRGRPAGTTKSAGYRTSSGRPLGTTRAAGFKTSPGRPLGTTKAAGYKVSPGRPPGSIKALSRLNKLAYGTCTGAAFPYSAMHKAGDANAKEQQANETPKLALASSVPQFLVGGFPSARSQKTSPPSSIATAAPSNMVSSGACAQPDLCRADRQSDSVGALPLHASVPPYS from the exons ATGCTGCGGCAGGTTGGTAGCAGTAGTAATGATTACTGTATGAGTGGAAAGCCCCTGTGTTTAGCTGAGGATGGCCGGCGTCCGGTTGCACACTTCGATCTATGTTCCACGCCCGCAAACAAGTTCTACCCCCCCTCGCCCCCACCAGCCTCCCTACAGATGTCTCTTAGCCACCTCTCGGCTCCCTCCCAGGGCCCCAAACCTGCCCCGTGCCAGAGGCAGATGGCCCCTGTCCTGCCCCGGGCTTCAGGCAGAGCCCCCACACGACAGAACCTCAAAGCAAGCGACAAACCCGAGGACTCCAAGAAGAAGAAAGCGACGGGCAGGTCGGGCAAGCGTGGCCGTCCGGCGGGGACCACCAAGTCCGCCGGGTACCGGACGAGCAGCGGCAGGCCGCTGGGCACCACCAGGGCGGCGGGGTTCAAAACCAGCCCCGGGCGACCCCTGGGCACCACCAAGGCGGCGGGGTACAAGGTGAGCCCGGGCCGCCCCCCGGGCAGCATCAAGGCTCTGTCTCGCCTCAACAAGCTCGCTTATGGAACATGCACAGGGGCAGCGTTTCCGTACAGCGCCATGCACAAAGCAGGAGACGCCAACGCCAAGGAGCAGCAGGCCAATGA gACACCAAAACTGGCATTAGCTTCCTCAGTTCCTCAGTTCCTGGTCGGTGGGTTTCCCTCTGCACGAAGTCAAAAAACGTCGCCCCCGAGCTCCATAGCAACGGCAGCGCCGAGCAACATGGTGTCGTCCGGAGCGTGCGCTCAGCCAGACCTCTGCCGGGCCGACAGACAATCGGACAGCGTTGGGGCTTTGCCCTTACACGCTTCAGTACCACCGTATTCATAA
- the ddx46 gene encoding putative ATP-dependent RNA helicase DDX46: protein MGRESRHYRKRSSSRGRSGSRSKSRSPDTKRSKKDERASRDRSRRERSRSRERRRSRSRDRKRQRRSRSRERKRSRSRERRRSRSRSKGRSSGSLGPSKSSKNAESKEKTDSGDQPADKKKIKEEKEEEKAEDQDFDQNTLEEEMRKRKERVEKWREEQRRKAMENIGEIKKELEEMKQGKKWSLEDDDDDDEEGPASVEREGEVEEEQEKEGEAEAAAEMEEETGEELDPLDAYMEEVKEEVKKFNMGTMKGGNDKKGGMTVTKVVTVVKTKKLPHSAKKKGELMENDQDAMEYSSEEEEVDLQTALTGYQTKQRKILEPVDHQKIQYESYRKNFYVEVPEMARMTQEEVNEYRLELEGITVKGKGCPKPIKTWVQCGTSMKVLNALKKHGYEKPTPIQAQAIPAIMSGRDLIGIAKTGSGKTIAFLLPMFRHILDQRPLEEGEGPIAVIMTPTRELALQITKECKKFSKPLGLRVVCVYGGTGISEQIAELKRGAEIIVCTPGRMIDMLGANSGRVTNLRRVTYVVVDEADRMFDMGFEPQVMRIVENVRPDRQTVMFSATFPRAMEALARRILSKPVEVQVGGRSVVCSDVEQHVIVIEEDKKFLKLLEILGHYQEKGSVIIFVDKQEHADALLKDLMKASYPCMSLHGGIDQYDRDSIINDFKNGACRLMVATSVAARGLDVKQLILVVNYNCPNHYEDYVHRAGRTGRAGNKGYAYTFITEEQVRYAGDIIKALELSGSGVPSELEQLWATFKEQQKAEGKSIKSSSGFSGKGFKFDETEHALANERKKLQKAALGLHDSDDEDTALDIDEQIESMFNSKKRVKDLSAPGGSGGGATPGFTGAAGLAGLAIPSAGNIQKLELAKKLATKINAQKNLGAEAQDVMQQATNAIMRGGTMIAPSVSAKTIAEQLAEKINAKLNYTPVEKLEEERQAAEQAESIKRYEEELEINDFPQTARWKVTSKEALQRIGEYSEAAITIRGTYFPPGKEPKEGERKIYLAIESANELAVQKAKAEITRLIKEELIRLQNSYQPAMKGRYKVL, encoded by the exons ATGGGACGGGAGTCTAG GCACTACCGGAAGCGCTCGTCGTCGAGAGGCCGGTCCGGGAGCCGCTCCAAGAGCCGCTCGCCCGACACCAAGCGCTCCAAGAAGGACGAGCGCGCGAGCCGCGACCGGAGCAGGCGCGAGCGCTCCCGAAGTCGCGAGCGCCGCAGGTCGCGCTCGCGGGACAGGAAGCGCCAGag GCGGTCGAGGAGTCGCGAGAGGAAACGGTCCCGGAGTCGCGAGCGCAGGAGGTCCAGGAGCAGGAGCAAAGGTCGCAGCTCGGGGTCTCTGGGTCCCAGCAAGAGTAGCAAAAATGCGGAGAG CAAGGAGAAAACGGACAGCGGGGATCAGCCAGCcgacaaaaagaaaataaaggaggagaaagaggaggagaaggctgAAGAT CAAGACTTTGACCAGAACAcgctggaggaggagatgaggaagaggaaggagcgGGTGGAGAAGTGGCgggaggagcagaggaggaAGGCCATGGAGAACATCGGGGAGATCAagaaggagctggaggagatgaAGCAGGGCAAGAAGTGGAGTCTAGAGGACGAcgatg ATGATGACGAGGAAGGCCCCGCCTCAGTGGAGCgtgaaggagaggtggaggaggagcaggagaaggagggagaagcCGAGGCGGCGgctgagatggaggaggagacgGGCGAGGAGCTCGACCCTTTAGACGCCTACATGGAGGAGGTCAAAGAGGAGGTCAAGAAGTTCAACATGGGCACCATGAAAGGGGGCAATGACAAG AAAGGTGGGATGACCGTGACGAAGGTTGTAACTGTGGTGAAAACGAAGAAGTTGCCTCATAGTGCCAAGAAGAAGGGAGAGTTGATGGAGAATGACCAGGATGCCATGGAG TATTcgtctgaggaggaggaagtgGACCTCCAGACTGCGCTCACCGGCTACCAGACGAAACAGCGCAAGATTCTCGAGCCTGTAGACCATCAGAAGATCCAGTATGAGTCCTACCGCAAAAATTTCTATGTTGAAGTTCCTGAAATGGCCAGGATGACTCAGGAGG AGGTGAACGAATACCGTCTGGAGCTGGAGGGCATCACGGTGAAGGGCAAAGGTTGCCCCAAACCCATCAAGACCTGGGTGCAGTGCGGCACGTCCATGAAGGTCTTAAACGCCCTGAAAAA ACACGGCTACGAGAAACCCACTCCGATCCAGGCACAAGCCATTCCAGCCATCATGTCCGGCAGGGACCTCATTGGAATTGCGAAGACGGGAAGTGGGAAGACCATCGCCTTCCTCTTACCCATGTTCCGGCACATTCTAGACCAGCGGCCCCTGGAGGAGGGCGAAGGCCCCATCG CTGTGATCATGACTCCAACCAGAGAGCTGGCACTGCAGATTACAAAGGAGTGTAAGAAGTTCTCCAAGCCGTTGGGTctcagggtggtgtgtgtgtacggaggCACTGGAATCAGTGAGCAG ATCGCAGAGCTGAAGCGTGGAGCAGAGATCATAGTGTGCACACCTGGTCGAATGATCGACATGCTGGGCGCCAACAGTG GTCGGGTGACCAACTTGCGGAGGGTGACGTATGTGGTGGTTGATGAAGCAGACCGAATGTTTGACATGGGCTTTGAGCCACAG GTGATGCGCATCGTGGAGAACGTGAGGCCGGACCGTCAGACGGTAATGTTCTCGGCCACCTTCCCCCGAGCCATGGAGGCGCTGGCCAGACGCATCCTCAGCAAGCccgtggaggtgcaggtgggcGGGAGGAGCGTCGTCTGCTCCGACGTGGAGCAGCACGTG ATTGTGATTGAGGAAGACAAGAAGTTTCTGAAGCTGCTGGAGATCCTCGGGCACTACCAGGAGAAAGGCTCGGTCATCATCTTCGTAGACAAACAGGAACATGCGGACGCCCTGCTCAAGGACTTGATGAAGGCCTCCTACCCCTGCATGTCCCTTCACGGAG GAATCGACCAATATGACAGGGACAGCATCATAAACGACTTTAAGAATGGGGCGTGTCGTCTGATGGTGGCCACCTCGGTCGCCGCCCGGGGGCTGGACGTCAAGCAGCTGATCCTGGTGGTCAACTACAACTGCCCCAACCACTACGAGGACTACGTCCACAGGGCCGGCCGCACGGGCAGAGCCGGCAACAAA GGCTACGCCTACACGTTCATCACTGAAGAGCAGGTACGCTACGCGGGTGACATCATCAAAGCCCTGGAGCTGTCTGGCTCCGGGGTGCCATCTGAACTGGAGCAGCTGTGGGCCACGTTTAAAGAACAGCAGAAAGCT GAGGGCAAGAGTATCAAGAGCAGCAGTGGGTTTTCGGGGAAGGGCTTTAAGTTTGACGAGACGGAGCACGCTCTGGCCAACGAGAGGAAGAAACTGCAGAAGGCAGCACTGGGGCTGCACGACTCTGACGACGAGGACACCGCCCTGGAT ATCGACGAGCAGATCGAGAGCATGTTTAACTCTAAAAAGCGTGTGAAAGACCTGTCTGCTCCAGGCGGCAGCGGGGGCGGGGCCACTCCCGGCTTCACGGGGGCCGCTGGGCTCGCCGGGCTGGCAATCCCCTCTGCTGGTAACATCCAGAAACTGGAACTCGCCAAGAAGCTGGCGACCAAGATCAATGCCCAGAAGAACCTGGGTGCAGAGGCGCAG GACGTGATGCAGCAGGCGACTAATGCCATCATGAGGGGCGGCACCATGATCGCCCCCTCGGTATCTGCCAAAACCATCGCGGAGCAGCTGGCAGAGAAGATCAACGCCAAGCTGAACTACACGCCTGTGGagaagctggaggaggagcGGCAGGCTGCGGAGCAGGCCGAGAGCATCAAGAGATacgaggaggagctggagatcAACGACTTCCCTCAG ACGGCCAGGTGGAAGGTGACGTCTAAGGAGGCACTTCAGAGGATTGGCGAGTACTCCGAGGCTGCCATCACCATCCGAGGAACGTACTTCCCTCCAGGCAAAGAGCCCAAGGAAGGGGAGCGCAAGATTTACCTGGCCATAGAGA GCGCTAATGAGCTGGCGGTGCAGAAAGCCAAAGCGGAGATCACAAGACTCATCAAAGAGGAGCTCATCCGCCTG CAAAATTCTTATCAACCAGCCATGAAAGGACGATACAAGGTTTTGTAG
- the camlg gene encoding guided entry of tail-anchored proteins factor CAMLG produces METSDDVGQNGHEEKTSRTAAQKRAEIRRRKLLMNSEDRMNKIVGYSKSDGENSESRRVMEPRFHLDLDGTETWSPPVSSRRLSPYVGEVGGSSTTPCETPERRGSPLLGSRAGLDEEDVVARASWQRPGGEPGADLHSRSPRRGLQKYLSRFDDAMKLRGQLASEKAAQDGGGDGEELDSFRLFRLTGSALLAVFVRVFVCQYLSIFAPFLTLQLAYMGLYKYFPKVEKKMKTTVLTAALLLSGIPAEVINHSMDTYRKMGDVFSDLCVYFFTFITCHELMLLFSSETT; encoded by the exons ATGGAGACATCAGACGACGTTGGTCAAAATGGCCACGAGGAGAAAACGTCGCGCACAGCTGCGCAGAAACGCGCAGAAATCCGCAGGAGAAAACTGCTAATGAACTCTGAAGACAGGATGAATAAAATAGTGGGATATAGCAAGAGCGACGGAGAGAACAGCG AATCCAGACGTGTGATGGAGCCACGCTTCCACCTGGACCTGGACGGGACCGAGACCTGGTCTCCACCCGTTTCCTCCAGAAGACTCTCTCCATACGTGGGGGAGGTGGGCGGGAGCAGCACCACCCCCTGCGAGACGCCCGAGCGGAGAGGCTCGCCCCTCCTGGGCAGCCGGGCCGGCCTGGACGAGGAGGACGTCGTCGCGCGGGCGTCGTGGCAGAGGCCCGGGGGCGAACCGGGCGCAGACCTGCACTCCCGCTCCCCACGTAGGGGCCTGCAGAAGTACCTGTCTCGCTTTGACGACGCCATGAAACTTAGGGGGCAGCTGGCCAGCGAGAAGGCGGCGCAGGACGGCGGTGGCGACGGCGAGGAGCTGGACTCCTTTCGGCTCTTCCGGCTCACGGGAAGCGCTCTTCTGGCCGTGTTTGTGCGGGTCTTCGTGTGCCAGTACTTG TCCATATTCGCACCGTTTCTCACTCTCCAGCTCGCCTATATGGGATTATACAAATACTTTCCGAAG GTGgagaagaagatgaagaccaCCGTTCTCACCGCAGCGCTTCTGCTGTCTGGCATCCCAGCGGAGGTGATCAACCATTCCATGGACACTTACAGGAAAATGGGCGACGTTTTCTCCGACCTCTGCGTCTATTTCTTTACGTTCATCACGTGTCACGAGCTAATGCTCTTATTCAGCTCCGAAACAACCTAA